A genomic window from Motacilla alba alba isolate MOTALB_02 chromosome 2, Motacilla_alba_V1.0_pri, whole genome shotgun sequence includes:
- the LOC119696965 gene encoding serine/arginine repetitive matrix protein 3-like, translated as SLRAPARRGAAASPAAPARAGLAAAGKERRRSPAGARRLLAAPAPPGGPGRAAPGPAPLCFAAAKARREPPAGARGRRRSGTALSAPGAASPGPQPAAAAAPSLRRAAAGGSRCQPRCPAPRMEGREPRWGRHAPRSPLLSGTAGSGRRRRRRRRRSAEGKGPGRQRGDPGRRGRRRRTERRRRRRRRDGASAPPARGGPAGGAGTSPADRAWVARLATRAERRHNVTAAHTLPVRAHQAGAARRAPRAARMRPAPSPSRLRRGGGRHRPPSLPPSSQSRGAAGRIGMGKGCLRGHRVRPVTEHHRDS; from the coding sequence AGCCTCCGTGCGCCGGCCCGCCGCGGGGCAGCGGCCTCGCCCGCCGCACCTGCCCGCGCAGGGCTCGCCGCAGCGGGGAAGGAGCGGCGGCGAAGCCCCGCGGGGGCCCGGCGCCTCCtcgccgcccccgcgccccccggggggccgggccgggccgcgccgggccccgcGCCTTTGTGCTTCGCCGCCGCCAAAGCCCGGCGGGAGCCGCCGGCGGGAGCGAGGGGGAGGCGGCGGAGCGGGACGGCTCTGTCAGCGCCCGGGGCGGCGAGTCCCGGCCCGcagcccgcggccgccgccgctccctccCTCAGGCGCGCTGCCGCCGGCGGGAGCCGCTGTCAGCCCCGCTGCCCGGCGCCGCGCATGGAGGGCCGGGAGCCGCGCTGGGGGAGACACGCGCCGCGCTCGCCCCTATTGTCCGGCACAGCCGggagcgggaggaggaggaggaggaggaggcgccGCTCTGCCGAGGGGAAGGGGCCGGGCCGTCAGAGAGGGGACccggggaggagggggaggaggaggagaacggagagaagaaggaggaggaggaggagggatggcGCCTCCGCCCCGCCCGCGCGCGGCGGCCCGGCTGGAGGAGCAGGCACGAGCCCGGCGGACCGTGCGTGGGTCGCGCGGCTGGCGACACGCGCAGAGCGGCGTCATAACGTCACCGCTGCCCACACTCTCCCCGTCCGCGCGCACCAGGCAGGGGCGGCTCGGCGGGCCCCGCGCGCCGCGCGCATGCGCCCTGCCCCCTCCCCCTCGCGCCTTCGCAGGGGCGGGGGGCGGCACcgccctccttccctccctccgtCCTCCCAGAGCCGCGGAGCCGCGGGACGGATTGGCATGGGAAAGGGCTGCCTGAGGGGACATCGAGTCCGACCTGTGACCGAACACCACCGTGACAGCTAG